CCAGAAGTCCTCAACTGCCTCATCGTGCTATAAAATGTGTCTTCATATAGTGTGGTACGTATCTAAAAGGGATAAATAATCAAGCATCCTCTCATCAGGAGTGTGATGCACACTGTCTGTAGACTATAACTTAGTCCCACGGCCTTCAGATTAAAAACATTGTCAAATTTACTTCAGCTCAAAAACATCTTGcagtgagtgaatgaagtgaAATATGTGATAAAAACCCACATGTCTCATCCGCTCTGTTTTTCCATGAGGaagtaaaagagagaaatgtaatATCAAACTAACAATCTCATCACATAGCACACCCCCAAGGCAGCCCCTTGACCCCACTTTGAAAAGCACCTGTGTAGGCAGTGTGTGCAGGCCTTGGCACTCCCACTGAGTTACCCAGTGTAAGTGCAGCAGTATCATGGTATAATGCGCATGATGCATAGTATGCTTGCCAAATGAAAATGATCTCTGCAGTGCTGTTTACTGTCCCTGGGTGACACAGAAAGCCAACGTTAGATTTCTGTGGCACATTTACTGTCCACAGTGCAGCTACATGGACTGAAATTTATACAGGCCACATGATGTGAGGCAGTGTGTTCCAGGActtacatgtactgtatgtgatgtAATTGCTCTGTAATGTGGTGCAAAACCGGTCCTCTCAAAGAAAAAACTGCTTTGTGTTGTCTCAGTAGGGGCCACAAATGCCTTACCACAGCACCAGCACATAAGTATAAGTTTGCATAAAGATCAAGGTCAGCGCTTGAGTGGGAGGACACTGAATTTCAAGGATTCAAGAGCAGTCTTGGTGAGGGGTGGCTTTGCAAAATGCATGTCTCAATGACAAATGCATTGTATGCGGGAAAGGATCCACCCCAGGTTCAATGCAGGCTATTCCAATTCCAATCAGTCCTCCAACTTCTGCAGTCGAAAAATAAGAAATCGATCTGAGAGAGGTGAAATGTCCCTTGGATTTATGGCGAaatcagagtgtgttttttcttataTGGCCTGCTATTTTCCTTTAGCCATGACTCATCTTACTCCCTATTCCACATGAATGTCTGGACCTATATAAAGTTCATTACTGTTGTAGCTTGAACAGAGAGGTGAGGTGTGTGGTGTGTCATTGTGGCAGATAAGGACAGTAGGTAAAGAGTGAGAGCTCTCATCCACCTGcaaacagagcagtgaaaacagACTGTAGGCCTATTGCATGTGCATGTGATAAATAAGGGGTGGTGATGCAGAGTGCTAAGCACAGATAATTGACATGAGCATAGCATGGTAAGGTGATGGAGCTGGAGAAATTCTGTACTGTCTCAGTAATGAAATGTCCTTTTCTCACTCCAACACTTTTGGAAAAGGAATTGCCATGACTACAAGAAAGAGTTTTTGCTTTCTttactgctgctgtgctgccCTCTTCTGGAGACTAaagaaacaacaagaaaaaacagtcacaaattTTACTCACATGATGCCCATTAACAACATTGTcccctccccacctctctctctctctctctctctctctctctctctctctctctctctctctgaataaCCTGGAATGTACAGCTTTGTTGAATGTGTAATGCAGGTTAAAATTATGTGTAAATGTAAGAACATGAGAGGAAATGAACAAAAGGAAATCAATACAATTGTCAATAATCATTATCATTGACATTAAAGGATTGGGTACGTGAGGGTGTTAATGACATGTCAAGTTGGCCCTTATGCTTGCTCATGTAAAAATCAATCCCCTGCACACATCAGTCACTTACATAACCTATTCCAGCGTCTCTCACTTGGCGGACCCGGTGCACACTGCCTGATGAAACAGTGCAGTCTTATTTTGGGAAGGGCTATCTCTGGCCTGACAGCAGTTCAGGAAGAAAGCTTGTTCAGTGGCAAAGGGTTCTTTGGGATGAGGGAGGGGCTGTTacttgtgtgtatatgtctgtgtgtgcatgtgtccaaATGTGTGTTTATACCTCTTTTCTTACCGAACAGTTTTGAATCATTATCTATTGCTATGaattctcactctgtctttgtttcactcTCTATCTCCCCTCGGTTTTCCCTTGGTGAAATTGCTTAAGGCCATCTCGCAAGAATTATTTTCACAGTACCACCGTGTGCGCGTGGAAactctccctgtgctcacactctCACACGGCGCTAAAGTACTGACAATGAATTCCTGCCTCAAGTGCTGAGAATTGAAGCTCTTGTGTAACTAATGTGCTACTTTCTGTCTTGTTGCACATTAAGATGTTACTCAGCAAATCATCCAGTTTGGTTTGAAAAACAGAAGTTGGTCAGTGAGGGATTCAAGAAGTTGTTGAAGAAGAGAACAGACACATTATACTCCCACCCCACCCGTGATATCTTTCTTCTCTAACAGGGCAGACGATGTGTAAATTACTGTTGTTAACCCTGGTCATGGATATCATCAACACTAACACTGCACACACCTCTTTCAACACTGGAGGCTCCATTCAAAAGACATTATCCTCCTAATGTTCATCAGTGAGGTGTGAATTAATGGCTGTTGGCTGACAAAGACTTAATCAAGATGTATCCcaaattcatttttcagtggCAACATCCTCTTAAACCTCTCCCATTCATTAATGACTCTACACTTTCTAAgatttaattaaagaaaaactttATACCACAAACTCAAACATCTATTAGGGGGgtgggagtttttttttcctcgtcTGAGTTTTTTGGGAAGAGGGTGTGGGCCCTGAACGTCACTCCACGGGAGCTGCAGTGAATGTGGACTTCCCCAAAAAGTTGAGTTGTTGGAGTTGGTTCAGTCACTGGGGCAATGTGACTTGCGTTTGGGAACATCGCGCATGATAATAACAGAGCAACCCCagctcttttttctctgttaggGATATTTATTCTGAGGCGTTTGCTAAGTATGAATTACAGGCATGGAGAGATGGATTGGCGGTGGAcagttttcacactgtttttaaactttcacTTCACTTACGGGTCTCCCTCCTCTTACGACCTGTTCCAAGGGTCCGCATACACTGGAGTggtgcacagacacagaaataggTAAGTAATGAGGGGTTTTATGGTTTTGTTCCGAACCATTTaaatttctctgtcttttgtaTAAGCTTCTGTAAACAATCTCTCGTGGGTTTCTTTAATCCCCACTTTTCCTGAAAGTGAAAGCTGTGCGCCTTTGTTGAGGAGTCGCCAATAAAAATGCGATAACTTCCACACTTCTCATCGATCAGAATGACCCCAGATCGGTGGAAGATTTAGCCTCTTATGGTCATAATGTAGCCGGCGTACATTCACTGTGCCTTTATCAGCCTGTGACTAAATTTGACTCGAGTTTTCCAGTGTGGCCAGAGGTGATAAGATCCAGATAAGCGCTGGAATGTCAGTGATTTCTCCAATCTCTCATCTACAAGAGACCATTAGTGCATTTGCAGTTGTTTCCtgataaaggagaaaaagaggaagaaaacatcCCTGTAATGACGCACCCTGTAGGAAAGTTCAGAGAAGCATATGGACCTAATTATGATATTTCTCTTGCCGAATTACAACAAAGCCCAGCTATTTTCTGTGATGTTTGCACAGTGCTCCTCTATAAAAAACACTTCTTACAGATCCTCTTGGAGTTCTTGTTTatttctgcctctcctctcctctcctcaggaaCTGGTGCGCCTATGTGGTGCACAAGAACGTGAGCTGCGCCGTGCAGGGGAGTGTGGAGAGCTTCCAGGAGCCCGTGGTGGCCCCCTGCCCAGCCTACCAGCCCAACTGCCAGCAACAAGTGACGTGAGCATCCGGGGGAGCAAAGGGACAGGGTTGAGGGTGCATGTTTAGATGTATGAGACAGACCGGAGTTCCGatacaaaatgtttctttgaaGGAGAGAccaggaggcagaaatgttTCATGGTGACTGAAGAAACTCAGCTGGCAGAACCAAAAATGTACAGCTTTTCCAGCAAGTTAAAAGATCACTGAGGAGGCAAATGGTTAAACGGCCTTAAGATGACTAAGACTAGAACCAAGGTAAACATTAGATTCTAAGGCGTAGGGAGTACACACTGATGACTGTTTAGGCGGATGATGTTAGGTTCAGGTTAAGGTAAGTGGAAACAAACTTTTCTTCCACCTGAAGCTTCTGCCAAGCCCCGGAATTTCATTCCAACCCTAGAGAGCCAGATTAAGTTACGGTTATAGTTAGCCAAAATTACCTTCCAACAAACAACATTCACTAACCAACAATACCATTTCCAACCAACCTACTTCACTTCCCTTAACACACCTCTGTGTCTTCTCTGGGACAACATACAGGCTCTACTtccaacacaacagtgacatggtcccaaagaaaacacattttttggctccagaAAACTGAGTTTCTTTGACTCCATATACCAATGGttaaacaaattatttacaCCTCTGGAACAAATCTGTCTCTAAATCTCTAAATCTGCATATTCTAGATTCATCTACTGTTGGAATATGTGTTATCATATACTAACAGATGGCTCACAGCTGTTGATTCTTCATCAGCAGGTGTGTGGCCCTCAGTGTAACATAAATCCATGCCCTGTTGTAGCTTCCATCATCATTATGGGTAAATAATAAACTTTGCTATCATTTCATCTGGAGagtacataaaaaaaaatctcatctaAGTTGTATTCAGGAGCTGCACTCCACACTTCAGTGCTGAATTAATGACTCTGCAGATAAATAGTTGGGAGTGGTGCAGACgatttattatgtattatgtcccattcaaatatttacagatacattacaaaataaatttcttgtgtgtattttaagaTGTTACAATCAGTGTTACCGTATGGCATGTATTTCTGTCAGTCTGGGCTTTTCTCATAACCATTATTATTTTCCTTCCCTCTGACTTTGATATGTTAACAAATCATTTTCAAGCAACACACAGTTTGATTTAAACCCACATCTGGACTTTTAAGATAAACAGATCATTAAGTTCATCAGTAATTGATTGCTGTAAATGGGAGTATCCGCACCAGTAATTAGTGAGTAACAGTTGTCAGTAAGTCTGTGCAGGAAGATATTGTGTTgcaatgtaatatatttttactttgtgaaTCATTATGAGTTGTGAAACATAACATGCTATGTGTGGTTAGCTTTGTgatccactctctctctcacacacacatgcacaagagCCACTGTGATGTGGAAAAGATCCATGGAAACTGATAATTCTTAGGTCACAGACACATGTTTCCAAGTTTCTGTGTAGAGCAAGAAGAGCTGGCAGTGGGAACGGACACCTCTGGTTTTTCCATTTCTAAGTTATGTCATACAGTATTGGCTTCATATTATATCATGTTAGTGTGAGATTTAAGTACACATTGTTGAATTCAGTCAGACTTTGAAGTGTTATTGTCCCACAGGTTTTAGGTTTCCTTCTTCTCCATTTATCAATCTAGAACAGTGGTATCAGTGAGGGTGATAGTTGGGAAATGTGCAAAGATGATTGTTTCAGACATTAACTTTCCAGATGTTCTGCATGACATGACCCCTGCCTTCAGGGAAGTGATGTCATCTATTGTTTCTTTGGAAACTGTTTGCCTTGGCCTTAAATGTTCATGTACTGGGGAAAAAGCAGACACTTTGGTGAAAGCAGGAGTCAACAGTTCCcaatgaaaatatatatcatTGGGACAGTTTCTTCTTTTTGGAGCAGCAGAGTAGCTCTTGCGtgaacaaacaacacatttttgcaaAAAGACAGGAATAACACTGATAACAATTTGATCTGAGTTTTAGCATGGACATAAAGCTCAGTGTTACCCATTTCATATTCAAATTTGCTTAAGGTTTGAGGAACAAAAAGTATTGATTACTCTGCCTTTTTTTTGCAGATATCAGACTCGGTTTCGACCCACATACAAGATTGCCTACAAGAAAGTCACAGAGTTAGAGTGGAGATGCTGCCCTGGTTACCAAGGTCCAGACTGTAAAGATTTAAAACCACCTCCAGATCGACAAACAGTACAGGGAACACAGCCTTACCTCCCACAAAATCCTGGACAtacaaccagacacacacagagtaagaaACCCTTTTCTGTTCTGCCAAAGGTGTTTTTGTCAATTTATACTAGACTGCTAAACCATTCTGTTCATAGAAGACAGAatcatttgtttgtatttgtttataaaAAATGGTTAACTTATTCTGTGATTATAGGGCCAGAgcggagagagacagagcaccATGAGACGAGGCATGGTGGGACATATAAGATGCATCTTCTGGAAGGTGAAGTTCAACGCCTCTCTCAGACAGTCCTGGATCTCCAGTCTGCTTTGTCAGGGTTAACTGCCAACATACGCACAGACCTGCAGGAAGACACAAAGCAGATGCTGGTGACACTTCTTAACAACATGCGTCCACCAGACAGTGCTACAACCGCAGGCACAGAGGAGAGCGCAGCAGTGCTAGATGGTCATCAGGCTACCAGAGGTGGGATTGCTGGAGACAAAGCCATTGAAAAAATAATGGCCCGTTTGGATGATATCAACAATGCACTGAAAAGTAAGGATGAAGCTTTGGAAGACCTAAGAGGAACCATGACAAGTCATGAGGGGCAGATTCGTGTCCTGATGGATGCTTCTCAATCTCAGACTCCAGCCATAGCTGAGTTTGATGTTATACAGACCTACATTGATGGAAAATTTGAAAAGCTGAAGAAGGAGCTTGATCAGAATGTGGAGGAACAGATGGCCAAGCTACAAAGCTCATGCAATGACAAGATCCAGACCTTGCAGAAGACCTGTGAAGACAGTCGTGACCAAGGCTTGGTCAGCCTGACCAAGCTGGTAAACACTAAGGAGGCTGACCTGAGAAAGGAGATTCGGGCATTACGTCTGGACATGGCTGCCGCAGATGGACCTATAAGAACTCAAAGGCAGACAGATCCATCCAAGGAGGAAGAGGATCATAGTGACCACAAAGACATGTGGCGTGAGATTGATCGTATTGCAGAGGCTCACCGCATCCTGAATGTCCGCATTGACAATGAGCTGGCGCACCTGTCTGCACCTCAGGAAGACAATGATTTCAGCGCATTGATTGAGGAGCTGGAGGCACGTGTCAACATCACAGAACAAAATGCAGAGACTCACTGTTTCTACATTGAAGAAAAACTCACCCGCACAATTTCAGAAGAAGTTGCAGCACTTCGACAGCTTCTGGATGAGCGTCTGAACAGCATGGAGGACCAGTTTACAAACATGCTGGTAGAAATGAGCAACAATTCATTCCCAGGGATGTTTGGTGACTCCATGGATGCCATCCAGGCAGaggtcaacaacaacaagttCCTCCTCCAAGGTTTGGATGATAAGGTCAATGCTGTTGGAGAGTTGTGCTCTGCAGGATGTTCGGGCCAAGGAATTTCTGTAGGTGCAATAAGTTCAGCACCCTCACCGAATGGCctagaaaacattttgaagGACCTAATCCGGTATAGAAATGACTTGGATGTTCTTAACACAGATGTCAGTACCAACACAGACAAGCTCAGGCAACTGGAGAACCTTGTTGAAAGGCAGTCAGTTGGAAATGAGAGACATGCCAAGACAATAGACGACTTCCAGAAAGGATTGATCAATCTCCAAGATAATGTGCTTGGCCTGGCTGGTGCTGTGACAGGGTTAGGTGACTCCTTGAGCAAATACAATCAGGATATGAACATAATAAACTCAACATGCTGCCATGCACAGCACAGTGGCACTGGGAGTCCAGCATGGGACACCCAGGCATCAGTCATCGCAGTACCCGGTGGTCAAGCAGATGACACCAGACGTCAGGTGGAGGATCTGGAGAACAGGCTTGATACGCTCAGTAAACAGGTGTCATCTGAACTGCGTCAATGTAAACAGAACACACAGGGCATTTCTGATGGCATTTCTGCTGTGGATGGACGAGTGACCAGACTTGAAAAAGTTTGTGGCAGGTTAGATGGCGTTTCCACTAACATCAAAGAGCTAAAAGATGGGCTGGAGAGACATATTGCTGGTCTGCGGGACTGTGTCCACAGGTTGAATGTCACCTGTGGAAATCATGGTGCAGACATCATTGCACTGCAGAATTCCTTGCAGAAGTTCCAGACACAGCTGTCTGGGATGGCCAAACATGTTTTGAAAGACATCACCGCCAAAGAGCCAGGTGAGTCAGTGGTTTAATGATGCATTCATGACATCATTGTACAACATTAATATTTTGGTGTCTGTTCTGTTGTGGTCACTCCCCAAAGGAAGCAGAAAGCTCAACAGAACAGAGAATGGGGAGTGACAATGATAAATTTCCCTATGGGGAAACCTAGACTCAAGGCCAGGGTATGCTTGCAAATAACAGCAGTTTGTACATGGTGTCATCCAAACTTTAGGAGGGCAAACATGCTTTTACTGACTTTTGAGCCGCCACACTTGAAAGCAGACTGAAAAGTTTGCTGTCAGAGGGGCAAGGCACAATAATCATTCAAATGAGGATAACAGTCCACACTTAGGGGAGGCTTTCCTGGAAGACATTTATAAttgtacacacaaaaaatgaatgacagagGTAGCTGTTCAAACTTTTCTGCCTACCTTCTCACCTCTGAATAACCTGgacagctgctgtgtgaaaTGAGCATAAAAGTAAGATTTAAAAAGTTAGGCTGTGTGAACAGCAGAGGCAGAAGCAGCAAGTAACACTAAAGCTTTCAGGTGAACGGCTGGGCAGCAAAAGAGTGAGATTGACAGGTTAAGTACAACACCGTAATGAAAAGGGTTTGCTGCTTAAAAGTCTATTGGTTATACTGCATTCAGTGGATTCCCATATCAGTCCAACACTGAAATGAGCCAAATGAAGCTGGATAAAGATATACTAACTAAATACACACAATCTTTTTCAGTTTCCTCCCTAACCTTTAACTTATCAAGTGAGATTAACATCTGTGTAAACACAAACTGTTCCTGAAGATAATCCCCCATATAATGCATTCTGCTTGCTTGGTTTATATGGGGGCTTCGAAGGAAGGATCAGATCCCATGAGTGGCCACAGGGTATTTCCCGGAGTGGGAGGACACAAGTTCACTGGGCCTCCCGTGCTTGCCTAGAGTATGTCATTCAATCTGTCCCAGCACCAAGAGGCAGAGGCCCACATTAGAAACTTCCTGTGACTTAGATTCATGTAGTCCTAAGAATTCCCCAGTTTTAATGTTAGGAATGGGACAGGTAAACTGAATCTTAAATTGTTACATGCCAAGCTCAGTTTATATTTCAGTCTCAGCCCCTCCTAACTGCTCTAATAATTTACTTGCACTGTTTCGTGCCTCATTGCTCCCTTATGTAAATGTCAGAACACCCTTGCTGACTTTTCCATCTTGCCCACTCCCTTTATGAACATGGTGAGTTGTGAGGTCTTCTGTCTTGCACCATGACATCGCTTTTTTTTACTCATGCCACAAAACTGCAGACCTCGACCTCAGTGCCAAGTCTctcagcacacatgcacagtctcacacacaatacacctccctccctgctctctttctccatacacatgtacacataccAACCTCCAGAGATTCCCGTAGGGTGACCTCAGCCTGATGTGTGGAGTCTGGTCCTCATTAAGGGCCCTGACTCACTGCTGGAGCCAGTCTTGATGGAGAGGGGAGAAGCAGGGCTCCACACCCAGGACCAGATGCTTCAACTACCCTCAGCTGTGATGTCATGACTGGGGCCCCACCACTGGTGCCTCCCTTTTTTAAACCACCATCCAAAACAATGGTATGATAGCGACCTGATGAGAAATGGGAGGTGGATGGATTAATGATTGTGGAGTGCATGAAGGCATTTTGTATTCCATTTCACTCATTGCCAAATATGGCCTGTTATTTCCAAACTGTGATATTTGATTTCATGGAACATTATACTGCACTGCTGCCCAGCATTAAATTAGACAGAACTGTGCGCACTGCAGCAGGATTGTGAAAGATGTTTGTCAGGGATCTCACTTTATGAGTGTTGTTTATATAATAATAGTTTCTAGCTTTCATTTCTGAGAGTGAGTATATGTAACAGAAATGTtgttgggaaatatgcttatttacttttttccacAACAGTTAGGTGAGAGGTATTGAGAAAAGCTTGATAGCACTCACGTCTGTATGTACGCCAAGTATGcagccaccagcagcagccagtaGCTTGGCATAAACACTGGGACACATTATAtctttttggggggtgggggtacaaacaaacaaagactaatatgtcatttttacaccttggttgagctttagaggtgctagtAGGGTTATCTAGCTATTTCCCTTCTTTCCTATCTTTGTACAAACTCTGTCTGTTAGTGCAGACATTAAAATGGTAGTGGAAATATGCTTATCTGTGTTCTTGCTGAGagtaagatgagaagattgataccactcgCATGTCTGAACAGCAAATAGAAAGCTATTGCCAATGGCTAGCTaattagcttagcacaaagttTGGAGACCGGTAgactggctctgtccaaaggtaacaaaacctTCATCTTTAAATCTCACAAATTAACAGAAAGTTCTTGGAGTCTCTGATGGTCATCTGGCAACTGATCCTGGTCGAGAAATAGTTTGGCATATAACCCGCAGTACTGTGAGCCCTGTTTTTGTAGAAATTTATTGATTTAACAAGATAAGATATATTAACAAGTTAGATTTAGAAGAtacaatgtgttaattagtgaccATTTGAGGTACTggaaggtggattttgttattttggaCAGAGCCCAGCTAGCTGTTTCTAGACTTTGCGCTAAGCTAAGTTTGCCAGTTGCTGGAGATAACTTCCTATTTACTAttcagatatgagagtggtatcaatatTCTCATCTAATTATTGGCAAGAAGgcaagaaaacatattttccaaagTGTTAAACTTTTCCTCTAAGAGCAAATATGATCGTATTCTTTCTTTTAGTGGACATAGTCTGTCTCAAATCCCACAAGAGAGGGAAGTAAGCTGAGGATTTAATGTTTCCCTCAAATTTcgggaaaaaaagagatagtTTCAAGAGAGATAAAGTTTCCATGAAAAATCCCATTTCTGTGGGTGTGGTGGTGGTTTAGAGCCTACTgaaatgtttcctctctgcatttGAGCTCATAGTCTCCACACAGTCATATGAGGACCCCGAGGAGGCTGCGAACAGATGAGGTGTTGTAATAATATAACTGAAAGATTAACTGGAATAGCTTCGCCCTTACTCAATGTGACTGCTGAATGGAACTGTGTGACTTCAGTTGCAAAATGTTGGCATTGCTTCgtcctcagcagctgctgcagcggAGGTTTACTACAGCTGAACCGCAACATGTCTCTTGCTGTCTTCTTTTCCGATAGGGAGCTGGGAATGACTCTGACTCTGCATTATTTAAAAACCTATCACTGAtgcattttgttattttgaaagAAGAGTTTGTGCTAAGCAGAAGTTATTGGAAATGCAGAAATATGGAAAGTGCTTCTGTTCTCAAAGAGCTTGAGCATGATGTTCCTTTTGCAGACAGTGACTAATCAGCCTTGTTGTGCTGAATTTTCGCATTTGATTctcaagctgttttttttcttactccTCCTTTTTTTGGAGGTGATCCCAGTCCAGCTCAAATCACTTCCATGTCGTTtccttctctcgctctcttATCTCTGAACTGCTCTCCCCTTACTCCCTCGccactctctccttctgtccAATTTTTTCTTCCAATTTGTCCTTCCAAGAATGCCAGAGgacttctctttctcctcttcctccaccctgTCCTGTAAGTATGTATCGACAGACAGGgccatcagaaaaaaaaaaaaaaaagaagcaattttGTTAAACCAGGGATAAAATGAACGCTTTGATGTCACGGATCAATGCTTTGCAATTGATCATTCTAACTTTATATCGGAGAGACAGGCAGTAAGATTAACTGTCTACTGTGATGAGGGaatacaagaaaaaacaagacatcaaAGGCTTTTTTGAAGTCGAAGCGTGTCTGTTGGGAAAGAATGGAAAATTGTATTCGAcaccgccacacacacactgtatatatttagTCAGCACCAGAATTTTGAGGGGGGCGCTTTGACTGCAACAGCTTCCCCAGAGATGTTTCTGAAGCCGCGAGGTGAGGTGTTTCC
The DNA window shown above is from Lates calcarifer isolate ASB-BC8 linkage group LG4, TLL_Latcal_v3, whole genome shotgun sequence and carries:
- the emilin2a gene encoding EMILIN-2; amino-acid sequence: MNYRHGEMDWRWTVFTLFLNFHFTYGSPSSYDLFQGSAYTGVVHRHRNRNWCAYVVHKNVSCAVQGSVESFQEPVVAPCPAYQPNCQQQVTYQTRFRPTYKIAYKKVTELEWRCCPGYQGPDCKDLKPPPDRQTVQGTQPYLPQNPGHTTRHTQRPERRETEHHETRHGGTYKMHLLEGEVQRLSQTVLDLQSALSGLTANIRTDLQEDTKQMLVTLLNNMRPPDSATTAGTEESAAVLDGHQATRGGIAGDKAIEKIMARLDDINNALKSKDEALEDLRGTMTSHEGQIRVLMDASQSQTPAIAEFDVIQTYIDGKFEKLKKELDQNVEEQMAKLQSSCNDKIQTLQKTCEDSRDQGLVSLTKLVNTKEADLRKEIRALRLDMAAADGPIRTQRQTDPSKEEEDHSDHKDMWREIDRIAEAHRILNVRIDNELAHLSAPQEDNDFSALIEELEARVNITEQNAETHCFYIEEKLTRTISEEVAALRQLLDERLNSMEDQFTNMLVEMSNNSFPGMFGDSMDAIQAEVNNNKFLLQGLDDKVNAVGELCSAGCSGQGISVGAISSAPSPNGLENILKDLIRYRNDLDVLNTDVSTNTDKLRQLENLVERQSVGNERHAKTIDDFQKGLINLQDNVLGLAGAVTGLGDSLSKYNQDMNIINSTCCHAQHSGTGSPAWDTQASVIAVPGGQADDTRRQVEDLENRLDTLSKQVSSELRQCKQNTQGISDGISAVDGRVTRLEKVCGRLDGVSTNIKELKDGLERHIAGLRDCVHRLNVTCGNHGADIIALQNSLQKFQTQLSGMAKHVLKDITAKEPGMTLRPERPASLPDTTQTRPRIKQIHIPLIIPPPPSSPRQPYIPGQPVQPNTHTIKISPPSQPSAPQQPGQPTLPLVPVRPVVETGEAGPPGYIRRVTVRRGSDHSSNLPVKGFAGAPGYLPLQPVSFKPQSTGRQVPIAAKVPWNPTYQAPVESPVSVDNSAFADPSSFSAGLTQQPFSGDFGIIRFNRVLVNDGGHYSPHTGLFTVPLDGRYLISGLLTAKQGDRVEAVLSVSNRSVQKLQSSSGPAVGQYRGTAGSGDCGCGGTVSFSLILPLRKGDRVGLVRTGGQLATTEAREILSTFSAIFLYAPQAKR